CCCGCCCCCCCCCCCCCCCCCCCCCCCCCCCCCCCCCCCCCCCCCCCCCGCCACCGTGCATCGCGGAGGCGTCTACGTCTGCATCGAGGGCCCGCAGTTTTCCACCCTCGCCGAGTCGCGCCTGTACCGGTCGTGGAACATGGACGTGATCGGCATGACCAACCTGCAGGAGGCGAAGCTTGCGCGGGAGGCGGAGATGTGCTTCGCGACGCTGGCGCTGGTCACCGACTACGACTGCTGGCACCCCGAGCACGACGAGGTGACCGTCGAGATGGTCCTCGAGACGCTGCAGGCGAACGCCGTGACTGCGCAGAAGACGATCGCCGAACTGGTGTCGCAACTGCCCGATGATCGCGAATGCGAGTGCACGACGGCGCTGGCGACCGCGATCATCACCCGGCCCGAGGCGATTCCCCCCGAGACCCGCGCCGAGCTGGCGCCGCTCATCGGCAGGTACGTGTCATGAGCCAGGCGGTGCTGACGGTGGGTTCGGTCGCCTTCGACTCGATCCGGACGCCCTTCGGCGCGGTATCCCGCGTGGTCGGCGGCGCAGCGACCTTCTTCAGTATCGCCGCGTCGTTCTTCAGCGACGTGCGTCTGGTGGCGGTGGTGGGGGAGGACTTCGACGAGCGCCACATGCAGGTTTTCGGCGGCCGGCGTATCGACCTCGAAGGCCTGCAGCGCGTGCCGGGCGACACTTTCCGCTGGAAGGGGGAGTACAAGCTCGACCTGAACACGCGCGAGACGATCTACACGCACCTGAACGTGTTCGAGGACTTCTCGCCGCGCGTGCCGGAGGGCTTCCGTTCCACGCCGGTCGTGTTTCTCGCCAACATCCACCCGGCGCTGCAGCTGGAGGTCCTCGACCAGATCGAGGCGCCGCGGTTCGTCGCTCTCGATACGATGAACTACTGGATCGACGGGACCCCGGACGAGCTGCGCCAGGTGCTGCGGCGCGTGGACGCGGTGGTGATCAACGACGAGGAGGCGCGGCAACTGAGCGGGAAGGCGAACCTGGTGAAGGCGGCGCGCGAGATCCGCGCCATGGGTCCCCGGCGCGTGATCGTCAAGCGCGGCGAGCATGGCGTGCTGTTGACGCGGGGGGACGACTTCTTCGCCGCGCCGGGGTTGCCGCTCGAGGAGGTCTGCGATCCGACCGGGGCCGGAGACACCTTCGCGGGCGGTTTCATCGGCTACCTCGCCGCGGCGGGCGACCTTTCCGACGACGCGGTCACGCGGGCGGCCATCTGCGGCAATGCGCTGGCTTCGCTGTCGGTGGAGGACTTCGGTCTCGGCCGGCTGCTCACCCTGACCGACGAGGACATCCGGGCCCGCTTCGAGTCCTTTCGGCGCCTGACCCACTTCGATGCGCTCACGTTCTAGGCTGCTGCTCCGGGGGTTGTTCGGGGGCGTCGTGCTCTGGTGCGCGGCGCTGGCGGCGACGCCGTACGCGCTGCGGCATGACGCGACGGGGGGTGCGCTGGTCGCGGGCAGCGCCGTCTACCTCGTCGCGAGCGCCGTCTGCCATCAGCGCGCGGATCGGTCCTTCCATCCCTGGGGGGTGCAGCTCCCGGTGTGCGGGCGTTGTGCCGGACTCTACGCCGGGGCGCTGCTCGGCGTCTGCGCCGCAGGATTCTCGCGCCGGCGAAACTCCCAACGCGACCGGAGGGTCGCGCAAGGCGTCTGCGCGGTCCGGTCCTTCCGCGGCCGGACTGCGGGGCTCGTGCTGGCCGCGGCGGCGCTGCCGACCGCGGCGACCGTGCTGCTCGAGGCGGGGGGGCTGGTCGATCCCGGCAATCTCGGGCGCGCGGCGTCCGCGGTTCCGCTCGGCGCGGCCGCCTGCGCGTTCGTGGCCGGTGTGATTCGCGGAAAGGTACACTAGAGGTGATGCGCAACCGTCCGCAGTCGGCCGATCCGGGCCGCGTCGCCGCGATCTGCGCCGCCGCCTGGGCGTTGCCCGGCGCCGGACATCTCTGGCAGGGGCGTGTGTCCAAGGGAATCGTGTTCCTCGTGGCGCTGCCGCTCATGTTCATGATCGGGCTCGGTCTCGACGGGGAGCTGTTCGCCATCGATCCGTCGCAGCCCCTGGTCGCGCTGGCCGCTCTGGCCGATCTCGGCATCGGAGTCCCTTACCTGCTGGCGCTCGTATTCGGCGCCGGGGGCGGCGACGCGGCGGCCGGCACCTACGAGTACGGCAACACGTTTCTCATCGTCTCCGGTCTCCTGAACGTCCTGGTCGTCCTGGACGCGTTCGACATCGCCCAGGGCAGGAAGTAAGGCGGCGCGATGGCCAGCCATTTCATCCTGATGGTGCTGTTCGCGGGCTTCGTCTCGCTGGTCTTCTCCGT
Above is a genomic segment from Acidobacteriota bacterium containing:
- a CDS encoding S-methyl-5'-thioadenosine phosphorylase yields the protein PPPPPPPPPPPPPPPPATVHRGGVYVCIEGPQFSTLAESRLYRSWNMDVIGMTNLQEAKLAREAEMCFATLALVTDYDCWHPEHDEVTVEMVLETLQANAVTAQKTIAELVSQLPDDRECECTTALATAIITRPEAIPPETRAELAPLIGRYVS
- a CDS encoding sugar kinase; amino-acid sequence: MSQAVLTVGSVAFDSIRTPFGAVSRVVGGAATFFSIAASFFSDVRLVAVVGEDFDERHMQVFGGRRIDLEGLQRVPGDTFRWKGEYKLDLNTRETIYTHLNVFEDFSPRVPEGFRSTPVVFLANIHPALQLEVLDQIEAPRFVALDTMNYWIDGTPDELRQVLRRVDAVVINDEEARQLSGKANLVKAAREIRAMGPRRVIVKRGEHGVLLTRGDDFFAAPGLPLEEVCDPTGAGDTFAGGFIGYLAAAGDLSDDAVTRAAICGNALASLSVEDFGLGRLLTLTDEDIRARFESFRRLTHFDALTF
- a CDS encoding DUF2085 domain-containing protein gives rise to the protein MRSRSRLLLRGLFGGVVLWCAALAATPYALRHDATGGALVAGSAVYLVASAVCHQRADRSFHPWGVQLPVCGRCAGLYAGALLGVCAAGFSRRRNSQRDRRVAQGVCAVRSFRGRTAGLVLAAAALPTAATVLLEAGGLVDPGNLGRAASAVPLGAAACAFVAGVIRGKVH